From Candidatus Glassbacteria bacterium, a single genomic window includes:
- a CDS encoding ATP-binding protein, protein MNTGCCSGRGTAARKPRCRRKKTARRSSAGRLSTTLIWRSNSMRTTVFAKTSNVERFLAGITEVEKRGAAEACLMLVEGKPGLGKTMVARWWAVQQGAIYLRAKTTWTPNRALANLITELGGSPSRFNSDLFNDALALMARDETPPAVVLDEVEHTLHDSKVLETFRDLSDLLEFPLILIGMEGIGRRLDRHEQISSRIARRVKFEPATPEDTALCVKEKAEVAMAEDLVAELHRLSKGKIRSVLNGIALVENIARRNGWKEVKLADLRGLELIHDWRAMRPGLVNRNGKK, encoded by the coding sequence ATGAATACCGGCTGCTGTTCGGGCCGGGGGACGGCGGCACGGAAGCCGCGATGTAGGCGAAAAAAAACCGCCAGGCGTTCGAGCGCCGGGCGGCTTTCCACAACCTTGATTTGGAGGTCGAATTCAATGCGTACCACGGTATTTGCCAAAACGTCAAACGTCGAACGGTTCCTGGCCGGAATCACCGAAGTGGAAAAGCGGGGCGCGGCGGAAGCCTGCCTGATGCTCGTTGAGGGCAAGCCCGGCCTGGGCAAGACGATGGTGGCCCGCTGGTGGGCCGTGCAACAAGGCGCGATCTACCTCCGCGCCAAAACGACCTGGACACCCAACAGGGCCTTGGCGAATCTCATCACCGAATTGGGAGGGAGTCCCTCAAGGTTCAACTCCGATTTATTCAATGACGCCCTCGCTTTGATGGCCCGGGATGAGACGCCCCCGGCCGTGGTGCTGGATGAAGTGGAGCACACGCTCCACGACTCCAAAGTGCTGGAAACCTTCCGGGACCTTTCCGACCTGCTGGAATTTCCTCTGATTCTGATCGGGATGGAGGGCATCGGCCGCCGCCTGGACCGGCACGAACAAATCTCATCGCGCATCGCCCGCCGGGTGAAGTTCGAGCCCGCCACGCCGGAAGACACCGCCCTGTGCGTGAAGGAAAAGGCCGAAGTCGCGATGGCGGAAGACCTGGTGGCCGAACTGCACCGCCTCTCGAAAGGGAAGATTCGTAGCGTCCTCAACGGAATCGCCCTGGTGGAAAACATTGCCCGGCGCAACGGCTGGAAGGAAGTCAAGCTGGCCGACCTGCGGGGCCTTGAACTCATCCACGACTGGCGGGCTATGCGCCCTGGCCTGGTCAATAGAAACGGGAAGAAATGA